The proteins below come from a single Stomoxys calcitrans chromosome 1, idStoCalc2.1, whole genome shotgun sequence genomic window:
- the LOC131995820 gene encoding uncharacterized protein LOC131995820, which yields MSAYNDERLDSNLTANIIKISAVVIPLLMLPSFARYPATCKEFHKIILCVPKKQMAKIEIGKFKKILIFLVFFLAITNISSSQKKKFLQIQKVSMEYNKEYIWNYTLRLYNDNTTADLEVFMPKTLTKPLWFKLMIEMKMRQRDDYNQIMSYEFNVCDAMTQATQPLLKTWIDNVAKYGNLPSSCPFKEGIYYVRNFKFDRNSLPQFLLKAFYGIHGLGYFRQSDGSKNILYNVSAFVSLKTK from the exons atgtccgcctataacgacGAGCGCTTGGATTCAAATCTCACCGcgaacatcataaaaatttcagctgtggttatccccttgctAATGCTGCCTTCATTTGCAAGGTATCCTG ctACATGCAAGGAATTCCACAAAATTATTCTGTGTGTTCCCAAGAAACAGATGGCTAAAATAGAAATTGGCAAATTTAAGAAGATTTTAATCTTCTTAGTATTTTTTTTGGCTATTACAAATATTTCCAGTTCTCAAAAG AAGAAATTCCTTCAAATCCAAAAAGTCTCAATGGAATATAACAAGGAATATATTTGGAATTACACCCTTAGACTATACAATGACAACACTACAGCTGATCTTGAAGTGTTCATGCCGAAAACACTTACAAAACCTTTGTGGTTCAAGTTAATGATCGAAATGAAAATGCGGCAAAGAGATGATTACAACCAAATCATGTCATATGAATTTAATGTCTGTGATGCAATGACTCAAGCAACTCAACCGCTACTCAAGACATGGATAGATAATGTTGCAAAATATGGAAATTTACCAAGTAGTTGTCCTTTCAAAGAG GGCATATATTATGTGCGCAATTTCAAATTTGATCGAAACAGTCttccacaatttttgttaaaagcTTTTTATGGCATCCACGGTTTGGGCTATTTTCGTCAATCTGATGGCAGTAAGAATATTTTGTATAATGTCTCTGCGTTTGTTTCTTTAAAAACCAAATAA